TCCTTGGTCAATGGTTTGCTTTCAGTCTCAACctcatcttcttgttcactgtttCCCTTTTCTGAAACAGTGCTGTATATTTTAGGTTTCGGGGGAACAAAAACTCGCTCAACTTGAATTAAAGCAAGCATTGGCGTGCCCACTGGCTCATAGTTCCTTAAGGGATTCCGGAGCTGTACCATCAGAGCAACAGTGAAGTTATTCCCCAACAATCCCCACTTTCTACCAGATTTTTTCCTACCTCTCTTGTCTTCCTTCCACTCACCACAAATCAAGTCCATTGAATTAGCATGATGGGCTGCCAGAATCTTCGATGTTCGATCACTGTCCTGATCTTCCTCATCAATTATGCCTGAATCAAGCTTCATCCACTCATCTAGTGTTATAGACAAACCCATTAAGCCATCTACATCGTGCCCGCTGTCTTTAATGTCCAAAAGCTGTAATCCAGCTGTGCCTTCCAGACCTAGAGACCAGCTATTGTCGGCTCCTTTTCCTTCCAATGCTGAAATTTCTCCGATAGACTGGGGGCTAACATTTGAAGGTGCTTCTTCATCAGACATGCCTGTCTGTATTCTCAACCCCTCAATTGAAAGGGCTTCAATCTTATCCATTGCCATTGGAGCTAGATCCTCCAGTGAAACATATTCAGATATCATTTCCCCAGTGCTGGAGGAAGCTAGAGACATGCCATTacctttcttcctcctcccagAGACATTATGAGAAGCAGCCAACCCTGTTTCTGGATAATGATTTTCTAATAAGTCATTCCTGTACAAACCATAGGAGAAAATTTTAATACAGGCATCAGAAGATTCTAAAACAAGGGGGGGTTACAAAAGAAATTAAACTGAAGAGAAACAGATGATAAAACTCTCAGACCTTTCACAAGAATCCAGAGCAGTTGCAGAATCCCAGGCTATCTGTTGCATTGTCTTACCAGTGATATCTTCTAGCGGCATCAGCTTGCTTGCTTGCCTTGATAGTTTTTCAATGCCCACTGAAGCTAATCGCTGCAATATCTCCATGATCCCAGAACCCATTTCTGCAGGAACCACAATGGGGCTGGAcacctgcatgatcaagttctctTTGTTCTTTGCGTTCCTAAACATCAAAGGGTTCATGGACCGCAAAAAACCTCCATCTTTTGTTTGAACAATAGGACCCAAGCCCTCACCAAGCAGTGGCAACTCAAGTGGCTCTTCCGGAGGGAGGTCGATGGGACTACCAAATCCACCGCCGCTCCCAGGCGGAGAGCAATGAAAGGCCTCTTCGTTCAAGCCCCATGCATGCATCAAAGCTTCTGTTTCTGCATCTTCCAGCATTTTAGCCCTGGATTTCATGTTGTTCATTGCCAGTTCCGCGTTCTGAAGCTCTGTCTCAGCTTCTTGAATAATTACTGAGAGATCAAGACCATCTGAAAGTTCATCCCAATAGGGCTGCTTCTCCATTCCAGCATCAAGACCAAAGATATTTTCACCTGAAGCTAGTGATTCCTTCTCAAATTGCTTCCACAACCGCTCCCTTGGTGAATCTGGATCACTGTCCGAACTCAATCCGAAAGGACTATGCTCTATACCTAGCATGCTTAAGAATTCACTGGCAACAGACTCCGTGACAGCATCTAAGCTACGGGACCTGCTCAGCAAATTTGCCATCTTGTAGTTAGACTTAATGTCCCCATGACTCAGTTGCTTGGTTGGTTTGCCTTGGATATCTGGAGACTCAAATTCCCCTAATTCAAGAACCGAGAGCTCACCAAAGATAGAATCTAGGTCTTGCACCGGTGGATCCACAGCCAACAATGTGCCCTCTTGTGGACTATAGATGTCATGCTCAGCTTCTTCCGCATCGGGTTCATGTATCTTCATATCTGACCCTTCTTCCATTTTGGCCTCACCAGTCAACAATGAAGCATCATGCAGATTATGGCTTTCCTGCTGAGCCATTTCCGCAACTGGTTCTTCTGGTTTCGCATCCAGTCCTTCCTTTCTGGCCTCACCCACTTCGTCATCACCAGCAGACTCGTCAATCTCAATGTCACCACTGGTTTTGCAAGTCCGGTCTTTTGATACAATCTCTACCCCGTGTTCGATCACCATGAATTTGGGCTCATCGCACTCCCGTTCATCACTTCCTTTGACAGCCTCCGGCAATATACATGGCTTCGGCAGATGCGACTCCACCTCAATTCCGTCCAAGAGCTGAGGCTCTTCCTCAGTTCCTTCCAAGAGCTCTGATACTAAGCAAGTCCTCAACTCTGTAGATTGAATCTGttccacaatgatctgaagctctCGCTTTGCATCAGCATCCAAAGTTGGAAGTTCCTTAGAGTCATTGGACTTCTCTGGCTTCGCTTGCCTCTCAAAATTAGCCAAGGCCAAGGCATCTGACTTGGAGCTCGGTAAGACCTCATGAAGTACCTTAACATCCTTCACTGACTGGCACCGGCCATGATGTTGAAGCCGGCTTCCCGCAGGAGCCATCGGGCCCTGCCAATTGACCTTATCGAGCCCTCCTTCCTCCAAATTCAACATTCTGGACCCCTCCCTCTCTCGTGCATCCACAGAATTATTTCCCACCAGTGAGAACCCAAAGCTGACATTGAGGGATGCTCCCCTTGCCTTACCCGAAAGCCGGTAGCTCGTGCTCCACTTGCCGAACGCCTTCTCCGCATCCTCGAGCTCCTCGAGTGTGGCTGGCAGCACGCGGGTGAGGTCCACCAGGTGGCGCCCGAGGTCCAGCCCAGGGGCGCCGACCGTGAGAGCGGGGTAGATCAGGAAGTGCCGCGCCTCATACTTGGCCGTGCCGCCCGGCCCGCTGCGGGCGCCGTGCACGGAGCAGCGGTAGGTGAGGCTTTCCCCAAACAGAGCAGCGCCATGGAGGACGCGGGCCGGGCgagtggcggcggcggaggagacgGGGTCGGTGGTGCGGCGCCAGTACACAGCGAGCGAGGCACCAGCGAGGGCCGCCGGGAGGCCCTCGATAGAATGGACATGGAGGGAAAAGCAGCAGTCGAAGCGGCGGTGGCCGCCGATGTGGGAGAGGGCCTTCTTGATAGGGTTCCAGCCCCAAAGGGACGAAGACCCGGGCTTCTTCTTATCCTTCTGCTTGTCGGAGGAGGAGGGCTTGGGATTGGAGGGGGCCTTGAGGTGAGATCGGCCGGCGGAGATGGACCGGCGGTCGTCGGAGGAAGACCGTGGGTGTCGGGGCTGCTTGGGGTCGACGGATAGGGCTTTGCTGAGGGCTTCGATCTCGTGAAGGAAGCGAGCGTTGCCCTGTTGGTCGCTCCCGCCGCTGCTGCCGGGTTTGCCCTTGCCGAAGGTGGGCTTCCCAATCATCGCCCCCCTTTCTTCTACGCCGCAACTGGAGCTACAAGAGGAGGGCAGGCGATGGAAGATTGCTTACAGATCTCTGTCTTCTTCCATCTCCTTGCCACGACCTTTAGGGCGACGCAGATGGGTTTCCTTCTTcctttgccttcctcttcttcgtcGTTTGATGGTTGGGAGATGGGGTTGGGTTGTAAGTTAAGGTAACGTGGACCAGCGTTAATCGGACCATATTAAGGCGGAGGCGTATATGCTTTACTGTACTTTCCGTAAGTCGGTTTGCTTCCAATTTTGAACCAGCATCTCAACATGGGACACGACGTCCCACATAAGAACCAATCACAAGACAGGTGAATCACGAGTACGTAATCAATGAGTGGAAAAGCAATGCCATGGGTGCCATCATGAGGCGATCGGGTCTCTTCAGCCGCTGGATACGGATCTCTTCCGCTGCAAGATTCGTGCGTCTCCGATGAGACGGGGTGGGTGGGTGAAGTTGATGAGGGATTAACCCACATTAATTCGTCCTCTTGTCCGAACTCGGGtaatgttgatgatgatgagagTTGTTATCGCAATTAACAGTAACAATAATAACGCTAAGTTGGGGGGTGAAGGGAGCAGACATTTGGGGGAAGGTAGGAGGGAAACGCTCTGGGAATCGAATTACGGAATCGAAGAGTTTGAATTCGAATGCGCAGTTGGGTGGCAGCGCAACGTGTCGCCGGCCGTTTGTCATCTTGTGGGCGCGCCGCCCCTGTGCACTGGACCATGTCACGTGTTCCTCGCGAGAAATAATAATTCCAGATGGAACAGCAGCAGccgtgtttattattattattattattattattattattattattattattattatttgctacTACTAATAAGTTCAATTAATTCAATTgaacttattattattttgtatcaATTAATTCAATAATTGTAAGAGTCCGATTACTTATAAAACATGTATCTAATACGGTACATGTTACGAAtcgatttataatttaaaatattacaaataaattaattaatcaaaattaGATTTGGAACTCCATTTCATCCTTTCATATATGAATTATACTAATATGTATAACCATCATCTTCTTTCTGACCTATTTCATAATATCAACTAATTAagtcttcatcatttatcttATAGTTGCTGGTGTCAACTAAGTCTCTCTTCTATCTTAGTTTCAATTGCAAGCATCAACTATAATATAAATTAAGCTGGCATGCAATTGCTATTTGTGGCATTTACATCTTTGTAATAACTACATGTAAGTAGTACTTTTAGTTACAGGTTAAATTACATATTCTAATAACCAAAAGTTTGTAGCAAGAAGTGTTATCAAGCAAACATCACACACTCTTTTAAGTTTCCTAGCACTTGAAGAAAGGAATAGATGAAAGGAGGAAAAGACAATAGATGATAGCAACTCCTAGATTGTTCTGGTAATCAAAACTACTTATAGTACAGTAACATGACTGAACAAAGTACAAACTGTGGAAACCACTTTTTGCCTGTAAAACTTAATACGATGATATTGACCCTCCCCAGATTCAAGTGAGCCTCATGCAATGGACCTTCCCCTTTTTACTAGATCCACCACTTGATCTAGTTCTTGGTTGATGTGTTCATCTCAAatttcttcttcttggttgatgtGTTCATCCCCTTTTTACTATAGTTATGTAAAATCCACCTGGTAGACTGGCAATGCATGACAACAGAATGAAGCTCGCATCGTTCCATGTGGTCATGGATACTTGGAAGATTCGGAGGATAGCATGTATCTGATAGGACATGAAGGAACCGCAAGGGCCATGGTTGCCACCGCGAACACAGCTTGGATCAAAATATAAGTGATGGATCGGTTCTGATCACCTAGTGTATTTGCCTCTTGAGCCTTCTTTGAGAGTTCCCTGCATCATCCACATAAGAACTCTTCAATAAGACTAAAAGTATGATCCTCCGGAGTTACGAAAACAAATGCACTGACACTGCACATGGAAGATAGTTATGCTCTACGTTCTACAAGCGACTCGCTACATTTAAATCCATCAGATACTTCTTGAGCAATAGATGTCGACCACATTACCCATCCATAAAAGTTAAATACTTTTTTTTACTATGGGGGTTCTTTGTTTCAGCATTGCATAGTGTAATGTGCGATTGAGCAAGCTGAAGTATCAAACATCAAGGAGCCTGTGATCTCCCTCAAGTTGAAAAAGCAATTGGTTATTCGAAGGTAAGATAATTCTCAAGGGCTATTAAGGTATGCAAGGAACCCAGATCACCAATTGAAGTTCTACTGGTTTGAGCCAAATAAAATCTGCTGAAGTTAAATAAAAGTGTAACCCATTACTATTATTTGACCATAAAAGCGTTATGAACAGTAGGTAAACTATCCATCTATCCATAATACTAAGTCGTAAAAGTAGGTAAACTATGCCTCCAGCTTCAGCTTTCAACATTTCATACTATATATCAGATATCTTGTcagatatcatgaaattttacaGCTTCAAATAAAGATCATGGTTtttgttattcatttttgttAATGTTAACAAGCAATAAAAGAAACAGCTATATGCCATCAAGTAGATAGCTGACTCACAGGGTAATAGATGTACAAGTAACACTAAAGTTGAAATAAACACCAGGCTATTCTGCCAAACAATCAATGCCAAGCAGGTGGCCCCTGGAGGAAGTTGGATATAAGCTACTTATGTTTTCCAACATGTTCCAAGGAAATGAGGGGAATGGAGACACAATTATCCTTtagcaaaagaaaagcaaaccaatAAAAGGTTTCAATCTTTTGAAAGCAGAGTAGGATTGCTAGGAAGAATGTAATTGGCATGGTAGCAGATATCAATAGAAGATGGAATCGGTTATGTGCTATC
Above is a genomic segment from Musa acuminata AAA Group cultivar baxijiao chromosome BXJ3-4, Cavendish_Baxijiao_AAA, whole genome shotgun sequence containing:
- the LOC135636136 gene encoding protein PLASTID MOVEMENT IMPAIRED 1-RELATED 1-like → MIGKPTFGKGKPGSSGGSDQQGNARFLHEIEALSKALSVDPKQPRHPRSSSDDRRSISAGRSHLKAPSNPKPSSSDKQKDKKKPGSSSLWGWNPIKKALSHIGGHRRFDCCFSLHVHSIEGLPAALAGASLAVYWRRTTDPVSSAAATRPARVLHGAALFGESLTYRCSVHGARSGPGGTAKYEARHFLIYPALTVGAPGLDLGRHLVDLTRVLPATLEELEDAEKAFGKWSTSYRLSGKARGASLNVSFGFSLVGNNSVDAREREGSRMLNLEEGGLDKVNWQGPMAPAGSRLQHHGRCQSVKDVKVLHEVLPSSKSDALALANFERQAKPEKSNDSKELPTLDADAKRELQIIVEQIQSTELRTCLVSELLEGTEEEPQLLDGIEVESHLPKPCILPEAVKGSDERECDEPKFMVIEHGVEIVSKDRTCKTSGDIEIDESAGDDEVGEARKEGLDAKPEEPVAEMAQQESHNLHDASLLTGEAKMEEGSDMKIHEPDAEEAEHDIYSPQEGTLLAVDPPVQDLDSIFGELSVLELGEFESPDIQGKPTKQLSHGDIKSNYKMANLLSRSRSLDAVTESVASEFLSMLGIEHSPFGLSSDSDPDSPRERLWKQFEKESLASGENIFGLDAGMEKQPYWDELSDGLDLSVIIQEAETELQNAELAMNNMKSRAKMLEDAETEALMHAWGLNEEAFHCSPPGSGGGFGSPIDLPPEEPLELPLLGEGLGPIVQTKDGGFLRSMNPLMFRNAKNKENLIMQVSSPIVVPAEMGSGIMEILQRLASVGIEKLSRQASKLMPLEDITGKTMQQIAWDSATALDSCERNDLLENHYPETGLAASHNVSGRRKKGNGMSLASSSTGEMISEYVSLEDLAPMAMDKIEALSIEGLRIQTGMSDEEAPSNVSPQSIGEISALEGKGADNSWSLGLEGTAGLQLLDIKDSGHDVDGLMGLSITLDEWMKLDSGIIDEEDQDSDRTSKILAAHHANSMDLICGEWKEDKRGRKKSGRKWGLLGNNFTVALMVQLRNPLRNYEPVGTPMLALIQVERVFVPPKPKIYSTVSEKGNSEQEDEVETESKPLTKEEKHEEEVIPQYKITEVHVVGLKTEPNKRSLWGNPKQQQSGSRWLLATGMGKSNKHPFMKSKTVAKPSQDMTAKVQPGDTLWSISSRVHGSGAKWKELAALNPHIRNPNIIFPNETIKLR